The Bacteroidota bacterium genome has a window encoding:
- the hrpB gene encoding ATP-dependent helicase HrpB, which yields MIFDPNHIDLPITEIIPAVQYNLRHKNTLIVNAPAGAGKSTVLPLALLDEPWLDGKKILMLEPRRLAASTIAGRMSSLIGEKAGQTVGYRIRFESRVSPSTRIEILTEGILTRMLLSDNALEGVGLVIFDEFHERSIFADEALALCREAQTVLRPDLHIMIMSATLDMPQLQDILKAPVAESKGRQYPVEIIYSDFQAQDLMMLPEVVCRAVVKAVGEREGDTLVFLPGEGEIRKCEELLKKRLPDFVIHPLYGKLPHAKQNLAIIPDKAGRRKIVLATSIAETSLTIQGIKIVVDSGYGRTSRFDPRSGLSHLETIQISKDSADQRAGRAGRLGPGTCYRLWSKATQERLQEHRIPEILEADLSPLLLDISEWGALNINQLSWLTPPPKGPLSKAYDTLTQLDALENGRITPQGKKINRLPCHPRIAHLLLMAKDTDMLGLATDVAALLEERDPLSNDAGIDINIRIEALRRQRSRKSLQKNMMRIEKVASSYRKMFKIEEDNGAVDPYETGVLLVYAYPERIACSRPGNNAQFQLSNGTYAMFSYKDDLAQESWLAVADVDAREGLGKIFLASPLNPQDLLPLVKEQEVVTWDTRKGGLIATKDLRIGGIVLQSKPLPSPDPEYKVKAISEAIQKEGKNLLNFDQKVIQWQNRILSLRKWRPREEWPDVSITALLLTNMEWLGPYLEQVKLPEDLHKIDLLKILPQLLSWEQQKTLDRLAPQRINVPSGSEILVRYSANGDSPVLEVRLQELFGLADTPKINEGITPLVIHLLSPGFKLVQITTDLRSFWDNAYFEVKKELRIKYPKHSWPDDPWNSTPVKGVPRR from the coding sequence TTGATATTTGATCCGAATCACATTGATTTGCCCATCACAGAAATTATTCCGGCAGTTCAATATAACCTTCGTCACAAAAATACTCTGATAGTTAATGCTCCTGCAGGAGCAGGAAAGAGTACTGTTTTGCCTTTGGCTTTGCTTGATGAACCCTGGCTTGACGGGAAGAAGATATTGATGCTTGAGCCTCGGCGCCTGGCAGCAAGTACCATTGCTGGACGTATGTCCTCTCTTATTGGCGAGAAAGCCGGGCAGACTGTCGGATACCGTATCCGTTTCGAAAGCCGGGTTAGTCCATCTACACGGATTGAAATACTTACTGAAGGTATTCTGACCCGCATGCTGCTCAGTGACAATGCGCTTGAAGGTGTCGGATTGGTTATTTTTGATGAATTCCATGAACGAAGCATATTCGCAGACGAGGCTTTGGCTTTATGCCGGGAGGCGCAAACTGTTCTCCGGCCTGATTTGCACATTATGATCATGTCGGCCACCCTGGATATGCCTCAGTTACAGGATATACTAAAAGCTCCGGTCGCCGAATCCAAAGGCAGGCAATATCCGGTGGAAATCATCTACAGCGATTTCCAGGCACAGGATCTGATGATGCTTCCCGAAGTGGTTTGCAGGGCTGTTGTTAAGGCAGTCGGCGAACGGGAAGGGGATACCCTTGTTTTTCTTCCCGGCGAGGGCGAAATACGGAAGTGTGAAGAACTGCTCAAAAAACGGCTTCCTGATTTTGTTATTCATCCTCTTTACGGGAAATTGCCGCATGCAAAACAAAATTTGGCTATAATCCCTGATAAGGCAGGTAGAAGGAAAATTGTCCTGGCAACTTCCATCGCCGAAACCAGTCTTACCATCCAGGGTATAAAAATTGTAGTGGATTCGGGTTACGGGCGTACCTCACGCTTTGATCCCAGATCGGGATTGTCGCACTTGGAAACCATTCAGATTTCAAAAGATTCGGCCGATCAGCGTGCAGGAAGGGCCGGAAGGCTGGGTCCCGGGACCTGTTACCGCCTCTGGTCAAAAGCTACCCAGGAACGGCTACAGGAACACAGGATTCCTGAAATCCTGGAAGCTGATTTGTCTCCTTTGTTATTGGATATTTCGGAATGGGGAGCCTTGAATATCAATCAGCTTTCCTGGCTTACTCCTCCGCCTAAGGGCCCATTATCAAAGGCTTATGATACCCTGACCCAGCTTGATGCTTTGGAAAACGGGAGAATTACCCCTCAGGGGAAAAAAATAAACCGCCTGCCCTGTCATCCACGTATTGCACACTTGTTGCTGATGGCTAAGGATACGGATATGCTGGGACTGGCAACTGACGTGGCTGCTTTGCTGGAGGAACGAGATCCTCTTTCCAATGACGCGGGCATTGACATCAATATCCGGATTGAAGCCTTGAGACGCCAGCGTTCCCGTAAAAGCCTTCAGAAAAATATGATGCGCATTGAAAAAGTTGCATCTTCTTACCGCAAAATGTTTAAAATTGAGGAAGATAACGGGGCTGTTGATCCTTATGAAACCGGGGTGCTGCTGGTATATGCCTATCCGGAACGGATTGCCTGCTCACGGCCGGGAAATAATGCACAGTTTCAGCTTTCAAATGGGACTTATGCCATGTTCAGTTATAAGGATGATTTGGCACAGGAATCCTGGTTGGCCGTGGCAGATGTGGACGCCCGTGAAGGCCTGGGGAAAATCTTCCTGGCTTCGCCGCTGAATCCCCAGGACTTGCTGCCCCTGGTTAAGGAACAGGAGGTGGTTACCTGGGATACCCGCAAGGGTGGCTTAATAGCCACAAAGGATCTGCGCATAGGCGGTATTGTGCTACAATCCAAACCTCTGCCTTCGCCTGATCCGGAATATAAGGTGAAAGCCATATCTGAAGCCATTCAAAAAGAAGGGAAAAACCTGCTTAACTTTGATCAGAAAGTAATACAATGGCAAAACCGGATACTGAGCCTGCGCAAATGGCGCCCCCGTGAAGAATGGCCTGATGTGAGCATAACTGCTCTTTTGCTGACCAATATGGAATGGCTGGGCCCATATTTGGAACAGGTTAAATTGCCGGAAGACCTTCATAAAATTGACCTGCTGAAAATTCTTCCCCAACTGCTTAGCTGGGAACAACAAAAGACTCTCGACAGGCTGGCTCCCCAGAGGATAAACGTACCCAGCGGTTCCGAAATTCTTGTCCGCTATTCGGCGAATGGCGACTCTCCGGTGCTTGAGGTCCGGTTGCAGGAGTTATTCGGATTGGCCGATACGCCCAAAATTAACGAAGGCATCACTCCTTTGGTCATTCATTTGTTGTCGCCCGGGTTTAAACTGGTTCAGATCACAACCGATCTTCGGAGTTTCTGGGACAATGCTTATTTTGAAGTTAAAAAGGAACTGAGGATAAAATATCCCAAACATTCCTGGCCTGATGATCCCTGGAATTCCACTCCTGTAAAGGGGGTACCCCGGCG
- a CDS encoding CDP-alcohol phosphatidyltransferase has protein sequence MENGLSKEVIETLSLISKGRHRTNILKNPEQKALSFLVRKVPSWVSSDMLTFLGLTGSIITMSGFILAAYINRFWLLIGILGFAINWLGDSLDGRLAYYRNKPHKWYGFSLDITIDSITIMMIGTGYIIYADYYEKWFGVGFVILYFQAIITALLQYKVTDKYSIDTGILGPTEARIFISLILIFEILVKGSIVYTAAVACIILLIVNIISIIELLKLAQNRDTVENNSKLREKQE, from the coding sequence ATGGAAAATGGATTGTCAAAAGAAGTTATAGAAACCTTATCGCTTATTTCAAAAGGCAGGCACAGGACCAACATTCTGAAAAATCCCGAACAAAAAGCACTTTCTTTTCTGGTGAGAAAAGTACCTTCATGGGTAAGTTCAGATATGCTTACATTTTTAGGGTTAACAGGGAGCATAATTACCATGTCCGGATTTATTCTGGCTGCATATATTAACCGATTCTGGCTGCTCATAGGTATATTGGGATTCGCGATAAACTGGCTGGGTGATTCGCTGGATGGGCGGCTTGCATATTACCGGAACAAACCCCATAAATGGTATGGATTTTCTTTGGATATTACAATAGATAGTATCACAATAATGATGATTGGAACAGGATATATTATTTATGCTGATTATTATGAAAAATGGTTCGGAGTTGGATTTGTCATTCTTTATTTTCAGGCAATAATCACGGCACTCCTTCAATATAAGGTAACTGATAAATATTCAATAGATACAGGTATTTTAGGGCCTACTGAAGCCAGGATTTTCATATCTTTGATATTAATTTTTGAGATTCTGGTTAAAGGGTCCATTGTTTATACTGCTGCAGTTGCTTGTATAATATTATTGATAGTCAATATCATCAGCATCATTGAGTTGTTAAAACTTGCTCAAAACAGGGATACCGTAGAGAACAATTCGAAATTGAGAGAAAAACAAGAATAA
- a CDS encoding 1-acyl-sn-glycerol-3-phosphate acyltransferase: MKKQVVDIKTLESVSPVFRGEIGHWFSKICMQVLALDKINEIYERCCDYQGADFVSKLLNELGIHYRIGNAERLKQLPQGAFITVCNHPYGGIDGIMLIDLMASIRADFKVMVNKILTLVKTMDDNFISVTPFTTQKPGVTANINGIRETITCLKNGHPVGFFPSGAVSNFSLKEFKVIDRPWQQGIIRLIHQIKVPIVPVRFFDKNSPFFYFLGLINWRIRLLRMPCEVLNKKSQNPRIGIGEIISVEEQAKYPNPKDFSAFLRNSVYNMPLPASFTPRNF, encoded by the coding sequence ATGAAAAAGCAGGTTGTAGATATTAAAACACTTGAATCGGTTTCTCCTGTTTTCAGAGGGGAAATAGGACATTGGTTCAGTAAAATATGCATGCAGGTTCTGGCATTAGATAAGATAAACGAAATATATGAGCGCTGTTGCGATTATCAGGGTGCAGATTTTGTATCAAAATTACTGAATGAATTAGGAATACATTATCGTATTGGCAATGCCGAAAGGCTCAAACAATTGCCCCAGGGAGCATTTATTACAGTTTGTAACCACCCTTATGGCGGAATAGACGGGATAATGCTGATCGATCTCATGGCAAGTATCCGGGCTGATTTTAAGGTTATGGTAAATAAAATATTAACCCTGGTTAAAACCATGGATGATAATTTCATTTCGGTAACACCCTTTACGACACAGAAACCGGGAGTAACAGCAAATATCAATGGAATCCGGGAGACCATTACCTGTTTGAAAAACGGGCATCCTGTTGGTTTCTTTCCTTCAGGTGCTGTTTCCAATTTCAGTTTAAAAGAATTCAAAGTTATCGACCGTCCATGGCAGCAAGGGATTATCCGCTTAATTCACCAGATTAAAGTTCCCATAGTTCCTGTTCGTTTTTTTGATAAGAATTCTCCTTTCTTCTACTTCCTGGGATTAATAAATTGGAGGATACGTTTATTGAGAATGCCCTGTGAAGTTTTAAACAAAAAAAGTCAAAATCCCCGCATTGGGATAGGTGAGATTATTTCCGTTGAAGAACAGGCAAAGTATCCCAACCCAAAAGATTTTTCCGCCTTTTTAAGGAATTCTGTGTATAATATGCCACTGCCGGCATCTTTTACTCCCCGAAACTTTTAA
- the murI gene encoding glutamate racemase translates to MDVNNPIGIFDSGIGGVSVWQEIVRQLPGESTVYFADSANCPYGSRPQHEIISLSEKNTEFLLSKNCKIIVVACNTATAGAIEFLRSKYPFIPFIGMEPAVKPAVSHSKTNNIGVLATEATLNGKLFKETSQKYAGDVQIHMKAGKGLVELVESGQADSDEAESLLRQYIEPMMDHHIDQLVLGCTHYPFLSKRIQKITGDNVTIINPACAVAKHVKEVLAQSSLLINSLQPLYHDFYTNGNPLILKNLLKNLSLPLEVRVEKIS, encoded by the coding sequence ATGGATGTAAACAATCCCATTGGCATTTTTGATTCCGGAATAGGCGGGGTATCTGTCTGGCAGGAAATAGTACGCCAGTTGCCGGGCGAGTCAACGGTTTATTTCGCAGACAGTGCAAATTGCCCTTATGGATCAAGGCCTCAACATGAAATTATTTCTCTTTCTGAAAAAAATACAGAATTCCTTTTATCTAAGAATTGTAAAATTATTGTAGTGGCTTGTAATACTGCTACTGCTGGTGCTATTGAATTTTTACGGTCAAAATATCCTTTTATTCCTTTTATCGGGATGGAACCTGCTGTAAAACCTGCTGTTTCTCATTCAAAAACAAACAATATTGGTGTCCTGGCTACAGAGGCTACTTTAAACGGTAAGCTTTTTAAGGAAACCAGTCAAAAATATGCCGGTGATGTACAGATTCACATGAAAGCCGGAAAGGGACTGGTTGAATTGGTCGAAAGTGGACAGGCTGATTCAGATGAGGCAGAAAGCCTGCTCAGGCAATACATCGAACCTATGATGGATCATCATATCGATCAATTAGTGCTCGGCTGTACCCATTATCCTTTTCTTAGTAAACGTATTCAGAAGATTACGGGCGATAACGTAACTATCATCAATCCTGCCTGTGCGGTGGCAAAACATGTCAAAGAAGTATTGGCTCAATCTTCCTTACTTATAAATTCGCTTCAGCCTCTATATCATGATTTTTATACCAATGGAAATCCACTGATCTTGAAAAATCTATTGAAAAACCTTTCTTTACCTTTGGAAGTCAGGGTGGAAAAAATCAGCTGA
- a CDS encoding OmpH family outer membrane protein → MKKLIIFSAIALFLVNAGSFAQTTTYKLGHINVQEVLASMPESDSAQAKLQRESKALEDQLQAMQTELNSKYQRYLTSRDSLTELIKQTKEAEIQDLQDRIQKFQTNAQQTLQKRRAELLQPIYERAENAIKEVSKENNFTYVFDLSVGAVVYYAENSEDISPLVKKKLGITNVKPKPAEAAPVKPAAAPEKATTPAKKGKRK, encoded by the coding sequence ATGAAGAAACTTATAATTTTTAGTGCGATTGCCTTATTTCTTGTAAATGCAGGATCTTTTGCTCAGACAACCACATACAAATTAGGACATATTAATGTTCAGGAAGTTTTGGCATCTATGCCTGAAAGCGACAGTGCTCAAGCAAAATTACAGCGTGAATCAAAAGCTTTGGAAGATCAGCTTCAGGCCATGCAGACTGAACTGAATAGTAAATATCAGCGTTATTTGACCAGCCGTGATTCTCTGACTGAATTGATTAAACAAACCAAGGAAGCTGAAATTCAGGATTTGCAGGACAGAATCCAGAAATTCCAAACTAATGCCCAGCAGACATTGCAGAAACGCCGTGCAGAACTTTTACAACCTATTTATGAAAGGGCCGAAAATGCCATTAAAGAGGTGTCAAAGGAAAATAATTTTACCTATGTTTTTGATTTGAGTGTGGGTGCTGTTGTTTATTATGCTGAAAACAGTGAGGATATTTCTCCTTTAGTAAAGAAAAAATTGGGAATAACCAATGTTAAACCCAAACCTGCTGAAGCCGCTCCTGTAAAACCGGCTGCTGCTCCTGAAAAGGCAACAACTCCTGCAAAAAAGGGTAAAAGAAAATAA
- a CDS encoding OmpH family outer membrane protein — protein MRKFLLGAVLLLFTVCSAFSQKFAYVDSEYILNNIPAYKSAQDQLDKQSSEWQKEIENKYAEIDKIYKDYQAQSVLLSDDMKKKRENEIVAKEKAVKELQKKYFGQDGDLFKKRQELVKPIQDEVYAKVKEIATEGNYAIIFDTASGASMLYTDPRYDKSDEVLQKLGYKN, from the coding sequence ATGAGAAAATTTTTGTTGGGTGCAGTACTGCTGCTTTTTACTGTCTGTTCGGCTTTCTCTCAGAAATTCGCTTATGTCGACAGTGAATATATCCTGAATAATATTCCTGCATACAAATCCGCTCAGGATCAATTGGATAAGCAGTCTTCCGAATGGCAGAAAGAAATTGAAAATAAATATGCCGAAATAGATAAGATTTATAAGGATTATCAGGCTCAAAGTGTCCTGCTTTCTGATGATATGAAAAAGAAGCGTGAAAATGAAATTGTAGCAAAAGAAAAAGCAGTCAAGGAACTTCAAAAAAAATATTTCGGGCAGGATGGCGATTTGTTTAAAAAACGCCAGGAATTGGTAAAGCCTATTCAGGACGAAGTTTACGCTAAGGTGAAAGAAATTGCTACTGAAGGTAATTATGCAATTATATTTGATACAGCAAGCGGTGCCAGTATGTTATATACGGATCCACGATATGATAAAAGTGATGAAGTGCTTCAAAAGTTAGGATATAAAAATTAA
- the bamA gene encoding outer membrane protein assembly factor BamA encodes MSKIKKAALFIICIFSIPYNIFSQTAFSLPDSIMDYSSPKEYEIADITISGVKFLDNNILINLSGLRKGQKISVPGDAITKTIQKYWNQGLFSDVKIRATKIVGNKIYLDIYLKERPRLGRLEVTGIKKSDKDDLIDKLKLKTGTQVTDNLLNNTVLAIKRHFTEKGFFNVKTTITQQMDTLSQNRVDLNIHVDKNSKVKIQEIVFFGNQAFSTKKLRHKMKKTKQKTWNFFVGSKLVEKLYKEDKEKLIKFYNENGYRDARILNDSIAVVSGNRIKLFIWLEEGRKYYFRKITWVGNTKYPAEVLNQVLGIKKGDVFDQSLLDKRLQQDEDAVSSLYLDNGYLFFTVTPFESKIDNDSIDLEMRIHEGKPATINKIIISGNTKTNEHVVRRELRTKPGQLFSKSDIMRSVRELATLGHFDPEKIEPVPVPNPSDGTVDLEYKLVEKANDQLEISGGWGANMFVGTVGIRFSNFSAREMFNPKAWRPIPSGDGQSLSVRAQTNGSYYQSYSLSFSEPWFGGKKPNSFSFSMFYSKQSGYYSYYQKSAGRYLIVSGASVGLGKRLTVPDDYFTLSNEVDFQQYHLKDWTDSYKNPIFLFANGRSNSLTFKTTFGRNSVDQPIYPRRGSQFSITLELTPPISLFKRDNWWILPDNQKAGLSETEIANEEEKEHYKWIEYHKWTYKGTYYLNIFDKLVVSANSQFGYLGRYNRKWGYSPFEKFELGGDGMTGYTLYGVETIGLRGYTNGSLTPQLNGRNEGNIYDKFTFELRYPFSLSPTATIYGLTFLEGGNAWTGFGQFNPFIIKRSAGVGIRAFLPMFGMLGIDWGYGFDNAYTAGSNHGQFHFTMGQQF; translated from the coding sequence ATGTCAAAGATAAAGAAAGCAGCCCTTTTTATTATTTGTATATTCAGCATTCCGTACAATATATTTTCTCAAACAGCCTTTAGTCTTCCTGATTCTATTATGGATTATTCATCTCCTAAAGAATATGAAATTGCAGACATCACGATTTCTGGCGTGAAATTTCTGGATAATAATATTCTTATTAACCTCTCGGGATTAAGAAAGGGACAAAAAATTAGTGTGCCGGGTGATGCAATTACCAAGACTATTCAGAAATACTGGAATCAGGGATTATTTTCTGATGTTAAAATCAGAGCTACTAAAATTGTGGGAAATAAGATTTATCTGGACATTTACCTGAAAGAACGTCCCAGGTTAGGCAGGCTGGAAGTTACAGGGATCAAGAAATCAGACAAGGACGATTTGATTGATAAGCTTAAATTAAAAACCGGAACACAGGTAACCGACAATCTTCTTAATAATACTGTCCTTGCCATAAAAAGGCATTTTACCGAGAAGGGATTTTTTAATGTTAAAACCACGATTACCCAACAGATGGATACTCTCTCCCAAAACCGGGTTGATCTGAATATCCATGTGGATAAAAACAGCAAAGTAAAAATCCAGGAAATTGTATTCTTCGGGAACCAGGCTTTTTCTACCAAAAAATTAAGACATAAAATGAAGAAAACCAAGCAGAAAACCTGGAATTTCTTTGTGGGCTCGAAATTGGTAGAAAAGTTATATAAGGAAGATAAAGAAAAGCTGATCAAGTTTTACAATGAGAATGGGTACCGCGATGCCAGAATCCTCAATGATTCCATTGCTGTGGTGAGCGGAAACAGAATAAAACTTTTTATCTGGTTGGAAGAAGGCCGGAAGTATTACTTCAGAAAAATCACCTGGGTGGGTAACACCAAGTATCCGGCAGAAGTATTAAACCAGGTACTGGGAATAAAAAAAGGGGATGTATTTGATCAGAGCTTGTTGGATAAGCGTTTACAGCAGGATGAAGATGCTGTCAGCTCTTTGTACCTGGATAATGGTTACCTCTTTTTTACAGTAACCCCTTTTGAATCAAAAATCGACAATGATTCAATTGACCTGGAGATGCGAATTCATGAAGGAAAACCTGCTACCATCAACAAGATTATTATCTCCGGAAATACTAAAACAAACGAACATGTTGTAAGACGGGAATTAAGGACTAAGCCCGGACAATTGTTTAGTAAATCTGATATTATGCGTTCAGTCCGTGAGTTGGCCACCCTTGGACATTTCGATCCTGAAAAAATCGAACCGGTACCTGTCCCTAATCCATCGGATGGTACGGTAGACCTGGAATATAAACTGGTTGAAAAAGCCAACGATCAGCTGGAAATCTCTGGGGGCTGGGGTGCTAATATGTTCGTTGGAACGGTGGGAATCAGGTTTAGTAATTTCTCGGCTCGCGAAATGTTTAATCCCAAAGCCTGGCGGCCAATCCCCTCTGGCGATGGCCAGTCCTTAAGTGTAAGAGCACAAACCAATGGCAGTTATTATCAATCTTACAGTTTGAGCTTTTCTGAACCCTGGTTTGGCGGGAAAAAGCCTAATTCATTCTCCTTCTCCATGTTTTATAGCAAGCAAAGTGGTTATTACAGCTATTATCAAAAATCTGCAGGCAGATATCTGATTGTTTCCGGTGCTTCTGTAGGATTGGGAAAGAGGTTGACTGTTCCGGACGATTATTTTACCTTATCCAATGAAGTTGATTTCCAACAATATCATCTGAAAGATTGGACAGATTCCTATAAAAATCCTATTTTCCTTTTTGCTAATGGACGGTCCAATTCATTAACTTTTAAAACAACTTTCGGGCGAAATTCGGTAGATCAGCCTATTTATCCTCGTAGAGGCTCTCAGTTCTCTATCACACTCGAATTAACTCCACCTATTTCTTTATTCAAACGGGATAACTGGTGGATATTGCCGGATAATCAAAAAGCAGGCCTGTCAGAAACAGAAATTGCCAACGAGGAGGAGAAGGAACATTATAAGTGGATTGAATATCATAAATGGACTTATAAGGGAACATATTACCTGAATATTTTCGACAAACTGGTGGTTAGTGCAAACAGTCAGTTCGGATATCTGGGACGATATAACCGGAAATGGGGTTATTCACCATTTGAAAAATTTGAATTGGGTGGTGACGGTATGACCGGATATACCCTTTATGGAGTTGAAACCATCGGTTTGAGAGGGTATACCAATGGCTCCCTTACTCCCCAGTTAAATGGCCGAAACGAAGGGAATATTTATGACAAATTCACCTTTGAGCTCAGGTATCCATTTTCATTGAGTCCTACAGCAACTATTTATGGGCTCACCTTCCTTGAGGGAGGTAATGCATGGACAGGTTTCGGACAATTTAATCCCTTTATTATTAAACGTTCTGCTGGTGTCGGTATTAGGGCATTCTTGCCAATGTTTGGTATGTTGGGTATAGATTGGGGATATGGATTTGATAATGCTTATACGGCAGGTTCTAACCATGGACAATTCCACTTTACAATGGGACAACAATTTTAA
- a CDS encoding isoprenyl transferase, translated as MELKDKIDKNKLPQHVAIIMDGNGRWAKQKGNQRVFGHKNAVAAVRDTVEGAAELGIKFLTLYTFSTENWRRPKYEVDALMSLLVSTLNSETKTLLKNNVRLLAIGDIDILPNDVKVNLRETIKNTAQNTGLSLILALSYSSRWEIINAVKCLARDVEEHKLSAGGITEDVFNNYLATANIPDPELLIRTSGEYRLSNFLLYQLAYTELFFTETLWPDFRKGDLYEAILNYQNRERRFGKTSEQLNANN; from the coding sequence ATGGAACTAAAAGATAAAATAGATAAAAACAAACTTCCTCAGCATGTAGCCATCATCATGGATGGTAACGGGCGTTGGGCAAAACAGAAGGGAAACCAGAGAGTTTTTGGCCATAAAAACGCTGTGGCTGCCGTGAGGGACACTGTTGAAGGAGCTGCAGAATTGGGAATCAAGTTCCTTACTCTCTATACTTTTTCTACTGAGAATTGGAGAAGGCCAAAATACGAGGTGGATGCGCTGATGTCGCTTCTGGTATCCACTTTAAATTCTGAGACCAAAACATTATTGAAAAATAATGTTAGACTTCTGGCAATTGGCGATATTGATATTTTACCCAATGATGTGAAGGTTAATTTAAGGGAAACCATAAAAAATACAGCACAGAATACAGGACTTTCACTTATTCTGGCACTTAGTTATAGTTCAAGGTGGGAAATAATTAATGCGGTAAAATGTCTGGCCCGGGACGTTGAAGAGCATAAATTATCTGCTGGCGGAATAACTGAAGATGTTTTTAACAATTATCTTGCTACAGCCAATATTCCTGATCCGGAATTACTTATCCGTACCAGCGGCGAATATCGCTTAAGTAATTTTTTACTCTATCAGCTTGCTTATACTGAACTATTTTTTACAGAAACTCTTTGGCCTGATTTTAGAAAAGGCGACTTATATGAAGCTATTTTAAATTATCAAAACAGAGAAAGGCGGTTTGGAAAAACCAGCGAACAATTAAACGCTAACAATTAA
- a CDS encoding DUF6089 family protein — MGPYSRLLFLLFFVVIPGMASAQRDAEVGVFAGMSYYKGDINPSHEFYSPLPSAGLLYRYNFNPRYAIRVGAIYGQLHASDQDFNNLFQQKRNQSFKASLIDLSVMPEFNFLPLKKKRQKISYTTYVTAGIAVDYPLSSTYPLSNYYTFPFGVGGKFLITENVTLGLEWTFRKTFDDHIDGIQNSQDASKTQSFIHHNDWYSFFGVSFTYKFFNGIRQCPAYGNAKSISGL, encoded by the coding sequence ATGGGCCCTTATTCCAGGTTGTTGTTCCTACTTTTTTTTGTAGTCATTCCCGGTATGGCCAGCGCCCAGAGGGATGCCGAAGTGGGCGTTTTTGCCGGTATGTCTTATTATAAGGGAGATATAAATCCTTCGCATGAATTTTATTCCCCTTTGCCGTCGGCTGGTTTATTATACAGATATAATTTTAATCCAAGGTATGCTATACGGGTTGGAGCTATTTACGGGCAATTACATGCAAGTGACCAGGATTTTAATAATCTTTTTCAACAGAAACGCAATCAGAGTTTTAAGGCTTCATTGATTGATTTGTCGGTCATGCCTGAATTTAATTTTTTGCCCCTTAAAAAGAAACGGCAGAAAATCTCTTACACAACCTATGTGACTGCCGGTATTGCTGTTGATTATCCATTGTCTTCAACATACCCGTTGTCAAACTATTATACTTTTCCTTTTGGCGTCGGAGGAAAATTTCTGATTACAGAAAATGTTACGTTGGGATTGGAATGGACTTTTCGAAAAACTTTTGATGATCATATTGACGGAATTCAAAATTCTCAGGATGCTTCAAAAACACAATCTTTTATACACCATAACGACTGGTATTCTTTCTTCGGAGTTTCTTTTACCTATAAATTTTTTAATGGCATAAGACAATGTCCTGCCTATGGCAATGCTAAATCTATATCTGGTTTATAA
- a CDS encoding DUF6089 family protein: protein MKKHFYKTIVLILMLVHPLFLFGQQWMSMRFEVFGGVGTSNYYGDIGGGTSGNSLSLGDTHPSFTLGARYMILEKVALKTSFIYGSVIGSDEGSKNADRNYSFSTSLFEPSIQGEYYFLSQEKRRGHSIYNRHGLISNFIGFEAYGFAGLGTAFFKVTPKGDLKNVFVDNFGHTAFVLPIGIGCKVTLSNRSSIGLELGRRILSSDYIDGYTSQFSKHNDVYYFGSISYVYRIKTSRTTGWPIFF, encoded by the coding sequence ATGAAAAAACATTTTTATAAAACTATCGTTCTGATATTAATGTTGGTGCATCCCTTATTCCTGTTTGGACAACAGTGGATGTCAATGCGTTTTGAGGTTTTTGGCGGCGTTGGAACTTCTAATTATTATGGCGATATAGGCGGAGGAACTAGTGGAAATAGCTTGTCATTAGGAGATACACATCCCTCTTTTACCCTGGGAGCAAGATATATGATTCTTGAAAAAGTGGCGCTTAAAACTAGTTTTATTTATGGGTCAGTGATAGGAAGCGATGAGGGATCAAAAAATGCAGACAGAAATTATAGTTTCTCTACATCCCTTTTCGAACCTTCAATTCAGGGAGAATATTATTTTTTATCTCAGGAAAAGAGAAGAGGACATTCCATTTATAACCGGCATGGATTGATCAGTAATTTTATCGGATTTGAAGCTTATGGGTTCGCCGGTTTGGGAACTGCCTTTTTTAAGGTTACTCCTAAGGGCGATTTGAAAAATGTATTTGTGGATAATTTTGGTCATACTGCTTTCGTTTTGCCAATTGGAATAGGATGTAAAGTAACCTTAAGCAACAGAAGTTCTATAGGTTTGGAATTGGGAAGGAGAATCCTGTCTTCAGATTATATTGACGGCTATACTTCACAATTTTCAAAGCACAATGATGTATATTATTTCGGCTCTATCTCTTATGTTTATCGCATAAAAACTTCTCGTACTACCGGTTGGCCAATTTTTTTCTAA